The sequence below is a genomic window from Uranotaenia lowii strain MFRU-FL chromosome 2, ASM2978415v1, whole genome shotgun sequence.
CATCTGAAACTTCCGCTGCCCATTCTGGAGTCACTAGTTGCAGTTCGCATGGTTCAACCTCTCGTAAAGTGCTTCTTGCTACTGCTGTCATTTTAATGGTTGATGATACCGGAAACGAATACCCCGTCCGTGCATTATTGGATTCTGGAAGCGAATGTTGCTTCATAGCCGAGCGTGTTAGTCAGCGTATGAAGGTGCAGCGGAATAGAGTGGATGTTCCTATTGCAGGCATAGGACAGTCGTCAACATGTGTTCGTTCAAAACTCCGTTCAACGTTCAAGTCGCGGATTTCAAGCTTCAAGGCCACCGTTGATCTATTCGTTTTGCCGAAGGTTACCGTAGACTTGCCGACTATTTCCATAGACGCTTCCGCATGGGAAATACCTACAGGAATTCAACTAGCCGACCCTGCCTTTTATGAATCAGCTAAAATCGATGTGGTGCTTGGTGCTGATGTCTTCTTTGACCTCTTCAACGTTCCTGGACGAATTTCTATGGGTGATTCAATGCCACATCTGGTAAACTCTGTGTTCGGATGGATAATCTCGGGAAAGGTTCCTGAAAGGAAGGTCAACGCTCCTCTAATTTGCAATGTAGCGACTACAGCTGATTTACATCGAGATATGGAACGATTTTGGCTCCTCGAAACTGATGATTCTCCTGCTTATTCGCCCGATGAaattttatgcgaaaaattaTTCGTCGAATCGGTTTCACGTTCATCCAGCGGTCGCTATATGGTTCGCTTACCTATGAAGcaagatgttttgaaaaatttatgcgaTAATCGGAGAACTGCTTTGCATCGATTTCGTCTTCTAGAAGGTCGCCTCAAACGAAGTCCTCAACTAGCAATTCAGTATCGTGAATTCATGGACGTATTCGACGCCTCTTGTAAGAGCTCATCAGGTATTTCTTTGAACGATGCTATGCTGGTCGGTCCGACCATTCAGGATGACCTTAGGTCAATTATTTTGCGATCTCGAATTCATCCCATTTTGATTGTTGCCGATGTTGCCAAAATGTTCCGGCAAATTGAAATCCATCCAAACGACACACCTCTTCAGAGAATTTTCTGGCGGTCAGATCCCGAACAAGAAGTTAAAATCTTCGAATTAAAAACCGTAACATACGGTACTGCTGCAGCACCTTTTCTCGCTACTCGAGTTTTGCAGCAGATGGCTCACGACGAGAGTAAAAATTATCCAATCGCGTCCAAGGCGACTTGTCGAGACATTTATATGGACGATCTTATTTCTGGTACGACAACAGTCAACGAAGCAATCGAGCTTATTACGCAGTTAGAAGGCATGTTTTCCTCAGCAGGCATGGAGCTACGCAAGTATGCAAGCAATTACCCGGAAGTCCTGGAGCAGTTGCCTGAATCGAAAAGAGCTCTCCAGTCGACAGTAGATTTTGATAAGGATCAAACAATAAAAACGTTAGGCCTGCACTGGGAAACCAACACCGACCGTTTGAAATATGTTATTCTCGATTCACAAACTGACATCACCTCAACGATTACAAAAAGAACAACACTTTCTTGTATCGCAAAATTATTCGACCCTCTAGGGTTACTAGGGCCCGTAGTGGTAACGGCCAAGTTTTTTATGCAAGCTCTCTGGAGTTTGAAGGAAGACGACAAACTTTGGGACTGGGATCGTGAACTCCCAGAAGATATGCAGATTTACTGGAAATCATTTGTCGCTGAGCTTTCGCTTCTGAATCAGCTTAGAATCGATCGATTCGTTATGCTTTCGAGCACTGTCGACTTCGAATTACACTTTTTCTCCGATGCGTCGGAAAATGGATACGGTTCCTGCGTTTACGTTCGGTCAACCAACTCAAAGGGCGAAATCAAAACAGCACTACTTACATCGTCTTCCAAGGTGGCACCCTTGAAGAAGCAGAGCATCGCACGTCTAGAGCTTTGTGGAGCACTCTCGTCGGCTAAGTTGTACAGCAAGGTTTCGAAGTCACTCAGGGTTCCAGCAAAGGCATTTTTCTGGGTGGACTCTACAACGGTTTTGAGCTGGTTGGCAGCAACACCTTCGTCATGGTCGACCTTTGTAGGGAACAGGGTTTCGAAAATACAAACAGCGACAGAGAAATGCGACTGGAACTTCATAGCTGGAGTTGAAAACCCGGCGGACATAATATCCAGAGGACTTCCCGCAAACAAACTACTCGACAGCAGACTATGGTGGGAGGGTCCGCATTGGCTCGCTCAGGAGAGGAGTTTCTGGCCAGTGAATGCTGCACAATTTGAGCTTACGGAAGAGTCTGCTCATGAGCGCAAAAGAAGCGCGCTAACGTCAGCTGCACTTGCACCTACATTTGTGGACACGTACATCGCCAATTTCTCCAACTATTAGCACATGTTGAGAATGACTGCTTATTGGAGGAGGTATTTCACCAATCGTCGTTTGCCGAAGTCTGAAAGGGTCGTATCTCAACCACTTACAACAGAAGAAATCCTTGGAGCTGAGAATGTTTTGATTCAGCTTGTTCAGCGAAATAGTTTTCCCGAAGAATGGAAGGATTTGGAAAATCAACGACCAGTTTCGAACAAATCTCAACTTCGTTGGTTCAACCCAATTATTGCCACAGATAAGGTTCTTAGAATTGGCGGTAGGTTGGGAAAGTCGGCTCAATCGTACGCATCGCAACACCAAATAATATTGCCAAAATCTCACGCTTTCGTCACACTTCTGGTACGATCTTATCATGAACGTTTATTGCACGCCGCAACCCAATTACTCACTAACACACTTCGTTTACGTTTCTGGATTCTCGGTGGTCGAACCACACCAAGGCTCATAGTTCACTCCTGCGTAGTTTGTTTTCGAGCCAAGCCGAAAGCCATACAGCAGCTTATGGCTGATCTGCCATCGCCACGCGTAAAACCATCAAGACCATTTTCTATCACCGGTGTAGATTTCTGGGGACCAATTTACCTAAAACCTCGTCACCGTCGTGATGCACCTATTAAGGCTTATGCGTGCGTTTTTGTGTGCTTTAGCACTAAGGCCGTCCACCTCGAGATTGTAACGAACCTTAGCACAGCAAAATTTCTCCAAGCTCTCCGTCGATTTGTTGGGCGTCGAGGCTTGTGCTCTGATATTTTCTCCGATAATGGGACGAATTTCACTGGAGCTAATAATGAAATTCGTCGCCTTCTAAAAACCAAAGACTTTCAACATTCTGTTGCCCGCGAATGCTCCGACAACGGAATTCGCTGGCATTTCAACCCACCCAGAGCTTCGCACTTTGGCGGACTTTGGGAGGCTGCCATTGCATCAGCCCagaaacattttgttcgagtTGTGGGGGACCGAAAATTAGAATTTGACGACATGGAGACCCTGTTAGTTCAGATCGAGTGTTGCCTGAACTCGCGTCCGCTCACCGAACTCACAAACGATCCTACGGATTTACGGCCGTTAACGCCCGGCCATTTCTTGATCGGCGAGGAACTGAAATCTGTTCCCGACGAAAATTGCCACAACATTCCATACAACCGGCTTCCACAATGGCAGCAAATCCAGAAAATGCAGCAGGAGATATGGAGTCGCTGGAATCTGGAGTATCTACACACGCTCCAATCTCGTACCAAATGGTTCAAACCTCCGGTGGAGCTGAAAAAGGACCAGCTCGTTGTCCTTATCGACGAGAATCAACCGCCAATGCGCTGGGCAATGGCACGAATCGTCGATTTACATCCTGGTTCCGATGGAGTAGTTCGAGTCGTATCACTACAGACACCCACCGGAAAAACAACCCGTTCAACATCGAAAATATGTGTTCTTCCTATTCCATCGCCGTCCGAAGaacaaaattcatcaaaaatttccgAATCACAGTAAGGACTGTGACTTCAACGGTTTCCAACTAGGATCAACCACGTCAGCATCGGATTTCCGCATGGGCGGATCAATCAACGTCACAGCTTATTTAAAATACAAGGCCCACAAACTGTAGGGTCCAGGTGAGGACCTTTCCAATCAATTTACTCTTTTGAAACCCTCTACCGGGTCTTATATATTCTTTTCATATCGACGAAAAACCGCTGGAGATGACATCGAGACGACAACTGGGTTCAACGCTTCGCTGGTACCATCATCGTCAACGTAGTCAACTCTCCCGAAGACAGCATCATCCAACAACTACTTATGGTCAACGATTCAACGTTCCAGAAATAGTTATTTCTACGAGGGGCAGGATGTTCGATTCACAATGTGCATCGAAAAATTATTCGCACCAAAGGTTCAACCATCGGCGTGTGATGATGAGACACCCTATTGAACCATCATCAACAGTCATCATTTCGACCGAGATTGCAGCAGAACAATAAACGCCGGCCGGCGTGCCGGTGAGGTTTTGTAGCTTCATACAATAGACCAACAAAATTTCGGTCGATTGTGTGCTGAACGATTTTCTACACACGCTGGGAGAACAAACTAACAACCGACAGTCTTCGTTCGTTCGCAGCCGTCTGCACATCTCATTCGCATGCAAGTTTTCCAAATCAACCTGGAACTTGCTTCATCATTCTAAAGTGCTAGTTTTAAGTCTGTATTAATAGTTTAAGAACAAAATATAATATTAAGTCCAAATAAAGTTCTTTAAGTTTAAAGAGTGTTCAGCATGCAAATTGGACTTTAATTATTAATAGTGTTTAGCATGCAAAATGGACTTGTGAATAAAACGGTAGAAGAATAAACCGTGCGATAAGTGATAAATCGGACCTTTTATTTCGTGCAACGAAATCAGATTCGGTACACCGAATCTTCATCTGAGTGGTTCCGGATTTTGTCCACTGCCCTCCCGGGGCTTCGACATAAAcagtccctcccacttctaaagatgCGTAAGGGGTGGAGGAAGCACCCAAATGGGCCTAAGGGACCATCACAGAATAGGAGAAGTTGTTCTATGATCATTTTAGATCCCTTACTCCTTCCATTGGATACacaggaaagagggaggggagctTTCATACCTTTtctattgcataacttgaaaattattcgatgaaatggaaccaaatttggcttggaaaggtattgggatacgataaatagttttatgaatatttggtacccctccctccttccagtgagaagATAGAGGTGGGTAGGAggctttttttacaattttcagcattactggaaaactaatcaaacaaatggcaccaaatttggcatgggaatgtatttgattacgagaatGTGTTTTTTGATATTCCGTTCATCACTCGGGAACTCacccagcaaatggaacgaaatttggcttggcagggtatttgagcacaaggaatgtttctgtaaatatttggtactactgccttctttcagtggggtgataggaaggagagaggggctcttaaaaattttttcgcataactca
It includes:
- the LOC129749472 gene encoding uncharacterized protein LOC129749472, with amino-acid sequence MSVDERENVVRRNQLCRNCLRRGHLAKTCSSESSCRNCNSRHHTKLCSPQRFENKPAQNIRSNKPSPPIPKPDNPASETSAAHSGVTSCSSHGSTSRKVLLATAVILMVDDTGNEYPVRALLDSGSECCFIAERVSQRMKVQRNRVDVPIAGIGQSSTCVRSKLRSTFKSRISSFKATVDLFVLPKVTVDLPTISIDASAWEIPTGIQLADPAFYESAKIDVVLGADVFFDLFNVPGRISMGDSMPHLVNSVFGWIISGKVPERKVNAPLICNVATTADLHRDMERFWLLETDDSPAYSPDEILCEKLFVESVSRSSSGRYMVRLPMKQDVLKNLCDNRRTALHRFRLLEGRLKRSPQLAIQYREFMDVFDASCKSSSGISLNDAMLVGPTIQDDLRSIILRSRIHPILIVADVAKMFRQIEIHPNDTPLQRIFWRSDPEQEVKIFELKTVTYGTAAAPFLATRVLQQMAHDESKNYPIASKATCRDIYMDDLISGTTTVNEAIELITQLEGMFSSAGMELRKYASNYPEVLEQLPESKRALQSTVDFDKDQTIKTLGLHWETNTDRLKYVILDSQTDITSTITKRTTLSCIAKLFDPLGLLGPVVVTAKFFMQALWSLKEDDKLWDWDRELPEDMQIYWKSFVAELSLLNQLRIDRFVMLSSTVDFELHFFSDASENGYGSCVYVRSTNSKGEIKTALLTSSSKVAPLKKQSIARLELCGALSSAKLYSKVSKSLRVPAKAFFWVDSTTVLSWLAATPSSWSTFVGNRVSKIQTATEKCDWNFIAGVENPADIISRGLPANKLLDSRLWWEGPHWLAQERSFWPVNAAQFELTEESAHERKRSALTSAALAPTFVDTYIANFSNY
- the LOC129749475 gene encoding uncharacterized protein LOC129749475, giving the protein MTAYWRRYFTNRRLPKSERVVSQPLTTEEILGAENVLIQLVQRNSFPEEWKDLENQRPVSNKSQLRWFNPIIATDKVLRIGGRLGKSAQSYASQHQIILPKSHAFVTLLVRSYHERLLHAATQLLTNTLRLRFWILGGRTTPRLIVHSCVVCFRAKPKAIQQLMADLPSPRVKPSRPFSITGVDFWGPIYLKPRHRRDAPIKAYACVFVCFSTKAVHLEIVTNLSTAKFLQALRRFVGRRGLCSDIFSDNGTNFTGANNEIRRLLKTKDFQHSVARECSDNGIRWHFNPPRASHFGGLWEAAIASAQKHFVRVVGDRKLEFDDMETLLVQIECCLNSRPLTELTNDPTDLRPLTPGHFLIGEELKSVPDENCHNIPYNRLPQWQQIQKMQQEIWSRWNLEYLHTLQSRTKWFKPPVELKKDQLVVLIDENQPPMRWAMARIVDLHPGSDGVVRVVSLQTPTGKTTRSTSKICVLPIPSPSEEQNSSKISESQ